From Microbacterium sp. LWH11-1.2, one genomic window encodes:
- a CDS encoding arginase family protein, whose product MRDFAIIEAPSVLGHIPTHLAVADMPNAMLDAGLQERLKARHAGRVESPQWRPERDPETQLMNAQEIHDYSIALADAVTEVINRGEFPVVLGGDCSIVLGSMLSLRRRGRYGVLYIDGHTDFYQPEANPIQGAASASDLALATGRGPEIVSNIQGLGPLVRDDDAVPFAYRDGATQNYNRSQLLPADMLAFDRNAVRVLGVETAAEEAVAHLTRDDGPEGFWVHVDVDVLDQSIMWAVDAPQPDGLSWDELATVLRVALSSPKAIGFEITIYNPDMDPGGLSGRGLTATIGKALGQFAR is encoded by the coding sequence ATGCGTGATTTCGCCATCATCGAAGCACCCTCGGTGCTCGGACACATCCCCACCCATCTCGCCGTCGCCGACATGCCGAACGCGATGCTGGATGCCGGCCTGCAGGAACGTCTGAAAGCTCGGCATGCGGGGAGAGTCGAGTCTCCCCAGTGGCGGCCCGAGCGCGATCCCGAGACCCAGCTGATGAACGCGCAGGAGATCCACGACTATTCGATCGCCCTGGCTGACGCCGTGACCGAAGTGATCAACCGCGGCGAGTTCCCGGTCGTGCTGGGCGGCGATTGCTCGATCGTCCTCGGTTCGATGCTGAGCCTGCGACGACGAGGGCGATACGGCGTCCTCTACATCGACGGGCACACCGATTTCTACCAGCCTGAGGCGAACCCGATTCAGGGTGCCGCGTCGGCGAGTGACCTCGCGCTGGCCACCGGGCGAGGCCCGGAGATCGTGTCGAACATCCAAGGACTGGGTCCGCTCGTCCGCGATGACGACGCCGTCCCGTTCGCATACCGCGATGGTGCGACTCAGAACTACAACCGCAGCCAGCTGCTCCCCGCAGACATGCTGGCGTTCGATCGCAACGCGGTGCGGGTTCTCGGCGTAGAGACTGCCGCAGAAGAGGCCGTAGCCCATCTGACGCGCGACGATGGACCCGAAGGCTTCTGGGTTCACGTGGACGTCGACGTGCTCGACCAGTCGATCATGTGGGCCGTCGACGCTCCTCAGCCCGACGGGCTCTCCTGGGACGAGCTGGCGACCGTGCTGAGGGTCGCGCTCAGCTCTCCGAAGGCGATCGGGTTCGAGATCACGATCTACAACCCGGACATGGATCCGGGAGGACTCAGCGG
- a CDS encoding ethanolamine utilization protein EutH, translating into MELIGQGIIYLMMAFVIIGAVAAVINDEKGLGREFKEGLNMIGVVFLPLAGIMVLMPYLTAFVSNNLGPVYAWLHADPSLAATTIIPSDLGGYQLAAATASSHGAWIMAFAVGLTAGATIMYSIPVGLAMLDKRDHKYMALGFLAGLLTIPISVFITIVVLQVTGTPLRVDVSNTSESVRPFDLPWNEVLINLVPLTAFLLVIALCLRFLTSVMVKVFIVFGRVIDAVIKIAVALAIVEYFTGIFTTLFGGLGFDPFIADEKDQFRALEIAGYVGVMLAGAFPLIYAITTWLAKPLAAAGARFGFSEVGAAGVIAGAVNIQALFRLVRAMPPRDKVLTTAFSVCAAFALGDHLAFIANFQPNMVGPLIIGKLAGGVLAMFLALWLSMPQARLLEAKDIADGVIGADEYAPVVRRRRIEAEPAV; encoded by the coding sequence ATGGAACTGATCGGACAGGGCATCATCTACCTGATGATGGCGTTCGTCATCATCGGGGCCGTCGCGGCCGTGATCAATGATGAGAAGGGCCTCGGACGGGAGTTCAAAGAAGGCCTGAACATGATCGGCGTCGTCTTCCTCCCACTCGCGGGGATCATGGTCCTCATGCCGTACCTCACGGCATTCGTGTCCAACAACCTGGGCCCTGTCTACGCCTGGTTGCATGCCGATCCGTCGCTCGCTGCCACGACGATCATCCCCAGTGATCTCGGGGGCTATCAGCTTGCTGCGGCGACGGCATCCAGCCATGGCGCGTGGATCATGGCGTTCGCCGTCGGGCTGACCGCCGGAGCCACCATCATGTACAGCATCCCGGTGGGGCTGGCGATGCTCGACAAGCGCGACCACAAGTACATGGCTCTCGGGTTCCTCGCGGGGCTGCTCACGATCCCGATCTCGGTCTTCATCACGATCGTCGTCCTGCAGGTCACCGGTACGCCGCTGCGCGTGGACGTCTCGAACACCTCCGAATCCGTTCGGCCGTTCGACCTGCCCTGGAACGAGGTGCTGATCAACCTCGTTCCGCTGACCGCCTTCCTGCTGGTGATCGCGCTGTGCCTGCGATTCCTCACGTCGGTCATGGTGAAGGTCTTCATCGTCTTCGGCCGGGTCATCGACGCCGTCATCAAGATCGCCGTCGCACTCGCCATCGTCGAGTACTTCACCGGAATCTTCACCACGCTGTTCGGCGGTCTGGGGTTCGATCCCTTCATCGCCGACGAGAAGGACCAGTTCCGTGCTCTTGAGATCGCCGGATACGTGGGCGTGATGCTCGCCGGCGCGTTCCCTCTGATCTACGCGATCACGACCTGGCTCGCGAAGCCGCTGGCGGCGGCGGGGGCGCGCTTCGGATTCTCCGAGGTCGGGGCTGCAGGCGTTATCGCCGGCGCTGTCAACATCCAGGCGCTGTTCCGTCTCGTGCGGGCGATGCCGCCCCGTGACAAGGTGCTCACCACGGCCTTCAGCGTCTGCGCCGCGTTCGCGCTGGGAGACCACCTGGCGTTCATCGCGAACTTCCAGCCGAACATGGTGGGTCCGCTCATCATCGGAAAGCTCGCGGGCGGTGTTCTCGCGATGTTCCTCGCCCTGTGGCTGTCCATGCCGCAGGCGCGGCTGCTCGAAGCCAAGGACATCGCGGACGGTGTGATCGGTGCGGACGAGTATGCGCCGGTCGTCCGCCGCAGACGTATCGAGGCCGAACCCGCCGTATGA